GAACTGAGTTCTTTCAGGATATCGCCCAGTGCATCCTCAGAGAAGAGCTCGTGGGCTATGGAACTGAGGGTGGTCAACTGCTGGCCACGGAAAGACGCGCCTTTTTCAGGCAGATAGGTTTCCTGGTCCCAGCCCAAGACAGACATGGCATTCCTTACGTCTGCCACTTTTTGCATTTTTGCCTTATATTCTTCGTAAAGCCCGGATGAAGTTTTTTGCACTGTCATTAAAACAATTTTATTTTACAAATCTAACGAACAAGCTGAACCAGCAATAAAAGATATGACCATCCGCGATATAATACAAGTAATTGAAGCATTTGCTCCCTTATCTTACCAGGAATCGTATGATAATGCCGGGCTTATCTTCGGAAGCGGGGATACGGAGGTGAAGGGCGTATTACTCACCCTGGATGCCACAGAAGCTGTGCTGGACGAAGCTTTGGAAAAAGGCTGTAATCTTGTGATAGCCCATCACCCCATCGTTTTTGGCGGCCTGAAAAAGATCAATGGCAAAAACTATGTGGAAAGGGTGGCTATTAAAGCTATCAAAAATGATATTGCCGTTTATGCCGCCCATACCAACCTGGATAATGTGCGGGCAGGGGTGAGCGCCATGATGGCCGGCCGGCTGAACCTGAAAAATACCAGGGTGCTGGCTCCCAAAAGGGAACTGCTCCGGAAACTATTCACTTTTGCCCCGGCAGCAGATGCGGAGATAGTACGGCAGGCACTTTTTGAAGCAGGAGCGGGGCATATTGGCAAATACAGCGAATGCAGCTTTTACCACGATGGTACAGGCACCTTTAAAGGATCACCGGATACAGATCCCTATGTGGGGAAACCCGGGGAACGCCACCTGGAGGGAGAAATAAAGATAGAGGTGATCTTTCCCGCCCACCTG
This DNA window, taken from Chitinophaga niabensis, encodes the following:
- a CDS encoding Nif3-like dinuclear metal center hexameric protein, whose amino-acid sequence is MTIRDIIQVIEAFAPLSYQESYDNAGLIFGSGDTEVKGVLLTLDATEAVLDEALEKGCNLVIAHHPIVFGGLKKINGKNYVERVAIKAIKNDIAVYAAHTNLDNVRAGVSAMMAGRLNLKNTRVLAPKRELLRKLFTFAPAADAEIVRQALFEAGAGHIGKYSECSFYHDGTGTFKGSPDTDPYVGKPGERHLEGEIKIEVIFPAHLEGQVIRAMLQHHPYEEVAYDIVKLENEWAEVGSGLIGSLPEAMEEMDFLRLVKEQFKTGCVRYTPLRGKKVQKVAVCGGAGSFLLKKAIAAGADAYVSADFKYHEFFDAENQLIIADVGHFESEQFAVELFYHILTENFRNFAPLKSTISTNPVNYL